The sequence below is a genomic window from Tachysurus vachellii isolate PV-2020 chromosome 2, HZAU_Pvac_v1, whole genome shotgun sequence.
ATGAGAAGTATGGGGTCAAACCTGGAACAGTTAGGGATGAACTGCATTACAGCTTGAACTCAAAAGCTTCCAGTTCACATGTGCAGGTCCTTAACCCCAGTGTACtcataaaacaacaacatcaaataaaaacaaacaagcattttttttacagtaatgcCTTAAGAGGTGCTCTTTTTTTGGCTCCCTAAAtaacatttcatatttcataaacatcaatatttattagtgccataacattttttttattattctttatgatTTTTCTAATCTAAatgacctttttctttttttgtgcaaTGAAAACGTTCAATGGATGTCTTCAGTGATCCATacatccaaaaaaataaaacactttaagaacttttatttttagtagCATTTCCATCCATTATTGTATTTACATAAAGCCTGCTCGACCttgaaagacatttttattgtttcttaatATTAAAATAGTGTTGTAATAGAATAGCgttatattaatatgaattatgTATTAATTGCTTCTAGAATATTTACCACCAGGTGGCACAGAATACCAGTTGTGCAAAAGCTGTACGCAGAATAAAAACCATCACAATGAgtacattataaataaagcattGATTGGAGGAGTGTTGGAACACCAAATATTGCCAACTGcatcatttacataatttagAAGATACATTGGTGCGAAGCTACCACTGGTTATTATTTAGTTAAGATTAATTTCATAATTGTTTACACATTTGTGAAAGACCTGCTGCaccataacaaacaaacaaacaacaaaaatcgTCACCCTGTTATATGAACATCTGTTTACAATcagaagcattttatttatgcGTGCACTAATAATGGATTAAAGCACATCTTGggatattttaaatagaatcaGTATATGGCCAAGTTCTTTTTCTTCATGTGCTCcagttaggggtcaccacagctaTTCATTTGATCAGCATGTTTGAGTTGGCACAGGTTCTATGACGGATGACCGTCCTGACACAACCttattttatctattattactttattattattattattattattattattattattattattattgttattattatagttattattatcatcgttattatttattactatgtaataataataacgatgataataataactataataataacaataataataataataataataataataataataataataataataataaaactggtGATTGACCCGCTGTCTGATATTGAgagtaacatttttatttatccaaaGAATTGAACCCTAaaatggactggcatcccatcaaCCGTATATCAATGCCACCCGCAGCATTCCCAAAAAAGGTCCACTTTGACCCTGTGACTAGGATAAAGTTGTTACTGAAAGTAAGTGTGCGAGAATGTGAAGATTAGAGCCATTGCACAACTTTTCAACTCTGGTCTTGGAGTACTGTCCTGGACATATTGTTTTTCCTGCACTAACACACCCACTTCAACTTTCAGATTCTAAATGATATGATTAATTGAATCAGAAGTACAGGAAGCagataaaacactaaaatgtgcatGACAGTAGGACCAGGTTGGCAACATGTTGACTAGAGTTTCCCACTTCTAAAAACCATCCAGCTTGTGAAAGGCTTTAGAATTGATTCCTGAGGTGCAGCAGGTGTTTGTGGGTGTAGGGAAAACCTTAATCTCAGCAGTAGGCCTCCAGGATTGAGGTCCAGAACAAACTTCTTTAAGCTGcagttaaacattttatatttgtcaCCTGCTCAATCCGTATCACTGTAGACCTCATTAACGTTTAGAGTGATGCACCAGGATTGATTAGATTGATTAATTAGTAATCTGTCTTGATTTGATTACATTGTAGATGCATTGTGTCTTTTCCAACAAACTATTCCTAACTTAACTTCCTGAACaggctggtaaaaaaaaaaaaaaaagtgtatcgCTGGAGATACACAAAATCCGAGATCCGAAACACAACCCAGTACTAGGCTGAAGCTCATCCTAAGTCATTTTTGCACACAGTGCTGAGAGTAAAGATCATTTGCACACCCTGTTGATCAGCAAGGATCTCCGGTTTAAGCGCGAGACAAACGGACGCGAGCTCGTGCCACGTTCTGCTCGTTATAGAGGGTCTGATTTCTCAGTTTAGACTCATGGATCAACCGAGTGTTAGAATTAAAGTAGCATTTATCGCATAGTTTCCCCTCTACACGTTCGGTATCTATCCAAATCAGCGTCAGGGCTGATTGTCGCTTTTGTGGCAGGGAGCGTCCTGCATTGTGCGGAAGGGGGGCACAGTTTCAGTGAGcgcaaataatcaaataatggCAGAGAAATGAGAAGGAAAACAAAAGCCAAGCGTGTTCTGGACTACGAAAATGAAGAACAGGACGAGAAAGAGGAACAAAAACTGGACGTAAGATATATAATGGAAAGCTTTTGAGTGTTTTTCGTGcccctgttttgtttgtttgtggctGTGACTTGGAATATTGTCTCAAATGAAAGAGTAATTAGAATGACACGAGCCGCCTGTCCGACAGCACGGGCTGCAGAAACGGAGGAAACAAATGGATGCTGCCAAAGAGCGACCGGAGGAGAAttcagtagcagcagcagcagccgcGGGGCTCCAGAAGTTGGACATGAGGGTTTGGGCTTTTTCCTTACTGGATAattatagtgtttattttccatttagAGACTATTATAGCCGGCTGACACAACCgaccctttatttttttcactttggcTGCCTGAGTGCTCTGATAAGACAGTTAGTGTTTTAAAGATAATCTGTTTTTCAcactttgtacttttttttgttttgttcggCGTTTAAACGCAGAAAGAGCATCAGCTGTAGTGTGAGGTatggcaggcaggcaggcaggcagccATGCCGGTTACCTAATGGAGAACAATAGGTCTAAAAAGCATGGCACAGGGGGCATCAGTTCCACAGCACATCTTGTGTGAAGTGCTTTCTTTACACACTTTACTATCAGTTTGGTGCTGTACTGCGGGCTGAAAAGAACAACCCTTAAAGTGACatgcatctttttttattattatttataagtgtACTTTAAAACAGACGCGTTTCCCCAAAGAATCCAAAATTgatgtcttgtcttgtcctgaCAGGGTTATGGGTTCGACTGCTCTCCTACAGGCAGTTTTGATGAGGGTCACCCCACCACAGAGGTAAGGGGTAAGGTTTTGTAGCACAGGAGTTCTAGGCATTCTATGCACCTGAAACTTAACATGCTCGATTgaactctttatttatttatttttttctagcaGGAGGCTGAATTCTTGCAGTCTTATTCGAAGATGGAGCTAATTGCCATGGTTCTATGCATGCAGCGGGAAATGGAGAGCTTAAAGGAACAACTACGGTGCCTTACAGGCAAGTCAGAATTGTACTCGTTTTTGATGAATGAAGTAGTTCATGACTTTTCCTGTTTAAAGCTGTTTCAAGTGATTCAGTGGTCTTATTTCCAAAAAAGCATGTGGAAAGTTGGCTAAAAACCTAGAAGCCCTGATTGAGAGGACACAGATGTGGCCTAATGGAGATAAGAAGACGCCTCTTCCAATTTCCTCGAGCCCTGCAACAGAACCTGTTGAAGTGGACGCTTTAATGCCAGCTATGCCGTATGCCTCAGGTGTTATGAATGGGCAGTGGGTCAAGCAGGATACTCTTGCACAGAAATCTAATGAGGCCTCTCACAGGAATGGCCTTTTCACAGAGGTATCAGTCGTTTACTCAATTTAATATCATATTAAAACGATCTTTAAATGCTATGACAGTTTGTAGTGCATGGTTCACAAGCTGTCTATATCTTCGACTCTACATGGTAGTTACATACATTGGTTTTGAATGGAAGAAatatttttggtcatttttagtttatcacacctgagctTTTGGAGAGGTGTAACACTGGAACCACTGCTCAGAAGTTGACCAATGATCTGTTGCGTGGACTGTATGAGAGAGACTGTTTGGCTTCCCACTCAATCTCTGGTGTGGTGTACAATAAGAGAGGTCAGCCCAAACCTGCCCTGCCCACCGAAGAAGTGCAGGCCATCCTGAGTAAGGATCAATACACTCAGTTTTGACAACGAACATGTTTTGACCATGTCACCATTTTCAAGTAATATGCTACCAAGAACAAGCTATTTTTGCTGTTTACAATATTGCCCATGTAGTATTGTGTTGTAGGGAATGAAGCTACTTTGTGTGCACCTGGGCAAGATCATTATTCTGTACGGTGTCATATAGATTTAGATTTGTACCAAGTTATGCACCATGTTTGTTTGGTCATGATCTAATTCATATAATCATCTCTTACAGGaactgtacaatatttctttCCTGGGAAAACTGATGCTGAGATTAAGGGCTACATTCGTCAAAAACTGCAAAATGAAGCAAAAAGATTGAGAAAAAAACCTCCACTCTCTGGACCAGAGCCTAGATCTCTGAGTCTATGCAGCCCGAAATCAAGTAGCCATCAGTTAGATTTGATTGGACAAAAATCAAATGTTTGATTACCAGTGATTGGGTCTTTGTCATCAAACAAACTAGCTGTGTTCACTGCTAAATATGATCAAGAGCTCCTGACCAGTATAaattatgttaattattttatttggactGTCCTGAAAAATGTTATGATCATTTGAAATAGTTACTAATTGTTGTGAAAGCATCAATgtcaaaatgcaaataaaagcaTTTGAATTTAGTTCAGATGGTCTCCGACACACCCAGTAATAAGATTAGATATTAATGTGAGTCTGTaaacatttttcatgttttgtatttaattgcTGTGTAGTAGCTACACTGCACAATAACAACAGGTGTGAACATTATGTTCCTTGTACCATATATGTATTTCTTACTAAATTATGGTCCTTATTACTCTAATGTAGCTTTAtgtatgtaatgtttttgttattaaaaatgataaaaaagcaaacatttagATAAGTAGTGTTTGctattgtttgtgttgtgcatGTTTGGCTAAAAATGaatgtgtggatttgtgtgaaagagaaacacAAGATACTGGATATATTAGTATGACTAAACCCCTGTGAATATTGGCGATGGAGAACAATGTGTACTGCATGCAGAGAGCTGCTGAGATGAAGGTAATCAATGACTGAGCGACACGAGCAGAGTGACAACAGCAGGGGTACTGGGCCAGTTGTCTTGGCAACCCCAGCCTTCTGGGCCACAGTAGCGTGGCTCTTACTCTGGCCAGCGCCTCTGAGCATCTGCCCACTGCAGGGACAAGGGGAATTGtagcaaacaaataaagaaagaaaggcagaagGAAAGACTTTGTGGGACCCAAAGAAATTTGGTCTGGCATCCAATGAGGAGATAGCAgtccattaataataaacatgaggATAATGTTCTCTTAGGCTTGTTGATTATTATCATGCTCATTGTCATACTCTGTTCATGTCTATCAGGAAAAACAAAGTGTTTACTATTGCTGCTCTTTAaattagtgtgtgagtgtaaggcTAGCCTGATGAAAAGCACAGACAATTAAGGGGCAGAATGAAGTCCCTCTTCTTATCATAAGcctcatcagtgtgtgtgtgtaatgatagGGGGTTGTGACAAAGGGACAGACTAGTAGGGAAAGTACCTCACTATGAGTCAATGATAAAGGGTATTTTTCTTAATACTTTCCAAAATCatggtttttattattgaaaatgGAATAATGTAAATTTTgactttaaattattataaataaataaacaaatatgaaatGGATTGTCCCTGTGTTCAAATACAACGCATTAAAGACATTAGGATAAATTCACAGGTTTGGGCCTATTCTATCAGGCAGCTAATTTCAGAGATCAATTTTAAAAGGTTAGAGCAATTAGTGCTGTAGTTACATAGCAAACTGTCTAATGAGCAACAGAAATCATTAAAATGCTTCATGttaaattacaataataatctcAGTTCATTTGGAAGCGATTTACATTCTATCCTTAAAAATGGACATAATGCACGAAAGGGTTAAATGTGACCTAGACATCAAGGTGGAGTCTGATAACtgaagaaaacaataattattgTAATGGGAATGTAAAAAAGCCTTAATTTGAATCCTTTCAAATACGTTTCCTGGCTAGTATGCAGGGGATGTGCTACACTTGCATGATAATAGCCATTAGGTCCTCAATCTTGTGAGTATAATGTGTTTCAGGCATGTGATTACGCTGGCAGCCCTGGGGCAAAAAGGGAGATGACACATTGATCGAGCACTAAAGGCTGCTGGGAGATTTTACACAGCTCTGTGGGAGGAGTGGTGGTTAAATGGCAATGTTTTGTTGCAATGGAAGCATGAGCAGGGACTGACATCTTTGATCCTACTCTTGCCTGAATGCTATAAAACAACACTGTTCATCAGTATCAGCAATTTTTGGATAACAAGCAAGTTTGTACTGATGCACTGCAAATGGCCTTGGTAATGTGTCTTGgggaaaacatttaaatatttgagCTGTTGACCCTGGTGAGTACTGAAAAAAGTTCAGCTAATCTTCTGAAAAACATTTTGCTGATGTGCATCATATGAAAgcttacagaataaaatgatttgtGATATAGCTAGGAGAAAATAAGACTTTTAACCACAATTCAATGAGTCTTACTATGAGTTTTCGTTCAAACTATTTCCACACACCTTATGAGAACAGGCCTTCACCAAATGTACATTGACATTGTCTGTGTTGCATCCCTTGAACGTATGTGAAATTATGGCAGTGGCTCTGTGTAAAAGACCGATTCATAAATCACGGTAAGAAAAATCCAGAGCCACTTGTGTAATGTCACAACAGATTTCAGCTTTGTGGTGTACATGTCTGACACCGTTGACAAATAAACTGCTTTCTAATTTAGTCATTCAAACCAATAAGCaccatataaatgaaataaaagatttatttatgaaatggtTTGTGGACTATGCAGTTTACACATGAACTCCCATTAGGTTGACTGGTCGCTTATTGTACCGTTTTGAGATGTCAGCTTcaatctgtaaaaaaacaaacaaaaaaaaaaacaataaataaaaattaaaattgtttaattgaatttacTTGTTCGTTTAATTTACTTGAAAAAATGTGAAGCACAATTAACTTGCAAAAACCCAAGtgattgttttaattaaacaaacagatgaaaaaaagaatacacCATCCTGGGCTTCCCTGATATATTCTTATAAGTTAAATAGGATGTGATACCAGTTTCTGTAGTTCCTTGATGTGGGCAGCCAGCAGGTCGATGCGAGGTTCCAGCTTGGCTTGTTCCTCGAGAGCTTCTTGTCTCCGCTCAGCCAGGGAGGCTTGTTTCAGCAGCAAGATATCAGCCTGCTTTAGTTTCTGCCTCAGAATGTCAGACACTCGCCCCACATAGCTGAAgcacaaccacaaaaaaaaatctttaagcaGGAGTTATTGTGAATTGTAATGCATGCTTAAATTTCAGTTCTGGACATCATCTTTCACCGTCTAGTTGTTTGTATGGGCACTTACCGTGGCGATGCCTGGATCATGAACAGATGCTTCATGCGCAGTGATGTCAGTCCTTCCAGGAGGTGGCGCACATCTGCCAGCATGGCCTGTACGTGCTCACGTCTCTGTCCCTGGATGATAGCAGGAGCCAGCTGGAACTGGCTCATAGCCACCATATCGCCTTcctcactcatctcactcagtCTCTGACACAAGAACACTTCCAACTAGGCAgtcaaagacagaaagaagagcATCACAACCTAGCAAACATTTCCAACTGAAATAAGACACCATTATATCTGGAAAGATGTTTATAACAAAATCTGTCCACAATGGTATTTATGTCATTGGTTTAAGCTGGCCATAAAATAGGCTGCAATCCGTAATGTAGGCCCAAAATTTAAGTACATTTATAGTCGTgtcataaaataatgttttagtgTAGAGTTCATCACCTCCATCAATTCATCGATAAACTGActtcgtgtctgtgtgttctcGAGCATAGAGAACGCATCCTCGCCTCTCGCAACACCTTCAGGACCTGTAAACCCAGCCTGGCTCATTAATCTTGTGAGAACATTATGCCCATTTCAAATGTGTAATTTACTACAGAAAGCAAATACATATTTACAGTCAGTGCCTGCAGCAACAACTTCGATTTCCACTGCAGCAGTTTCAGTTTCACCCCAGTCAATGCCACCATCACCTGTGTTCttataatgaaaatgaaatattaaacaatatgaTGCATCAATATTACTGCCACTGTGGAAAGTGATGTACTGCAATAAAAAACACTgtagtttgtatgtatgtatgtatgtatgtatatatgtacatacagtGGACTGAAAAAGTGTTGGGCcctttcttgatttttttattttttttgcacatttgtcactttaatgtttcagatcatcaaacaaatttaaatattagttaaagataagtaaacacaacatgcaatttttaaatgaaggtttttattattaagggaaaacaaaatccaaaaccaCATTGCTTTGGGACTTTCtacaaatggcaaaaacatggaaAAGTGGTGAACCTTCACAGGAGTGGGAAAAAATCCCCCAAGAGCacagcgacgactcatccaagatgtcacaaaagaccccacaacaacatccaaagatcTGCAGGCCTCAGTTAagttcagtgttcatgactccaccataagactgaggaagttcaacctgccacaggatctgctgaaacagttctaaaCTGCCatcatcgaatccatcctctgcacttcagtgactgtttggttcagctcagctaccaaatctgacctcagaagactacagagggtagtccggactgctgagcgaaccattggcacccactctccaagacctgtacttctccagagtgagcaaaatggcaaagacaatcactctggacccctcacatccagcacactcactcttcgaACTGAGCCCTGACCACCAGAACAACCagacaggaacagtttcttccctcaggcaatccatccaATGAACACGACATAAACAGAGCACACAactctattcttacattatttacttaaaacacaaatacttactgatatttcaatttgcacattttaccactgtacatacaactgtctatattatatatgttcatgtcttgtcaatgccattctgtttacactgtggagcttctgtactagaacaaattcctcgtatgtgaaaacatacttggcaataaagatctttctgattctgattctgaaagaGACTGGACAAAAATGGCCTACGTGGCAGAGTTCCGAGACGAAAACCGCtactgagcaaaaagaacataaaggttAGTTTcagttttgccagaaaacattttGATGATCTCAAGACTTtagggaaaatactctgtggactgacgagacaaaagtttaacgttttggaaggtgtgtgtcccattacatctggcgtaaaaaatcctgaaggacaatgtacAGCCATCTGTTTGTGgcctcaagctgaagcaaacttaGGTTCTGCAGTAGGACAATGAtctaaaacacaccagcaagtccacctatgaatggctgaagaaaaacaaaatgaagactttggagtggcctagtcaaagtcctgacctgaatcctactgAGATGCTGTgacatgaccttaaaaaggtggtgtATGCTCAAAAACCCTCTAATGTGACTGAATTTCAataattctgcaaagatgagtggaccaaaattcctccacagcacaGCAACAggctcattgcaagttatcggaAATGCTTGGTAGcggttcttgctgctaagggtaaCTGGCCCAATAACTGGCCCAAGCAGTTATTAGATTTAGcagcaagcactttttcacacagggccaagTAGGTTTGAATTTTTTCcacccttaataataaaaacctttatttaaaaatggcattttttgtttatttgctatctttgactaatatttaaatttgtttgatgtgaaacattaaagtgtgacaaacatgccaaaaaatcaggaagggggaaACACTTtccacaccactgtatgtattCATGCAGtcacatgtactgtaagtgGGTGAACGAGACGGAATTACCTCTTTGCCAGACTCAAGTGAGATGCCCCAGTCTACCTCTTCCTCAACTGTGGACCCAATATTCACCTCCTCAGCATCACTGCCTAAGTTGCCCCAGTCAATCTGTACAAAAAGGTGCATGCATAAATACAgccagacatgtacacacacacacacttagattTTGAATAGCAAAAAGACTTCTGTTCTTATATGCAAACAACccattcattttgtttcttactGTTCTATTTGGTAACTCACTGTTTCCTCTGTGACAGTGTCAGGTGGTGCTTCCTCTACTAAATGTCTCTCTATAACCGCTGGGACTTTTCCTGTCTTCCATTCATACACTGTTGTGTTTCCTTTTTGATTAACAAAAGACAGCATAGGTAGAACAGGCTCAGACCTGAAGAGATATGAAAgatatgacatttttttaaaaaatagccAACTCTAAGCCAAGCAGTTCAATATCAATTAAC
It includes:
- the si:ch211-194k22.8 gene encoding uncharacterized protein si:ch211-194k22.8 isoform X1 is translated as MRRKTKAKRVLDYENEEQDEKEEQKLDHGLQKRRKQMDAAKERPEENSVAAAAAAGLQKLDMRGYGFDCSPTGSFDEGHPTTEQEAEFLQSYSKMELIAMVLCMQREMESLKEQLRCLTACGKLAKNLEALIERTQMWPNGDKKTPLPISSSPATEPVEVDALMPAMPYASGVMNGQWVKQDTLAQKSNEASHRNGLFTEFITPELLERCNTGTTAQKLTNDLLRGLYERDCLASHSISGVVYNKRGQPKPALPTEEVQAILRTVQYFFPGKTDAEIKGYIRQKLQNEAKRLRKKPPLSGPEPRSLSLCSPKSSSHQLDLIGQKSNV
- the si:ch211-194k22.8 gene encoding uncharacterized protein si:ch211-194k22.8 isoform X2; amino-acid sequence: MRRKTKAKRVLDYENEEQDEKEEQKLDHGLQKRRKQMDAAKERPEENSVAAAAAAGLQKLDMRGYGFDCSPTGSFDEGHPTTEEAEFLQSYSKMELIAMVLCMQREMESLKEQLRCLTACGKLAKNLEALIERTQMWPNGDKKTPLPISSSPATEPVEVDALMPAMPYASGVMNGQWVKQDTLAQKSNEASHRNGLFTEFITPELLERCNTGTTAQKLTNDLLRGLYERDCLASHSISGVVYNKRGQPKPALPTEEVQAILRTVQYFFPGKTDAEIKGYIRQKLQNEAKRLRKKPPLSGPEPRSLSLCSPKSSSHQLDLIGQKSNV
- the si:ch211-194k22.8 gene encoding uncharacterized protein si:ch211-194k22.8 isoform X3, encoding MDAAKERPEENSVAAAAAAGLQKLDMRGYGFDCSPTGSFDEGHPTTEQEAEFLQSYSKMELIAMVLCMQREMESLKEQLRCLTACGKLAKNLEALIERTQMWPNGDKKTPLPISSSPATEPVEVDALMPAMPYASGVMNGQWVKQDTLAQKSNEASHRNGLFTEFITPELLERCNTGTTAQKLTNDLLRGLYERDCLASHSISGVVYNKRGQPKPALPTEEVQAILRTVQYFFPGKTDAEIKGYIRQKLQNEAKRLRKKPPLSGPEPRSLSLCSPKSSSHQLDLIGQKSNV
- the cdk5rap3 gene encoding CDK5 regulatory subunit-associated protein 3 encodes the protein MENIQNLPIDIQTSKLLDWLVDRRHCPLKWQNAVMAIREKINAALQDMPENEEIKQLLRGSYIHYFHCLRIVEILKGTEASSKNIFGRYSSQRMKDWQEIVSSYEKDNVYLAELASLLSRSVSYEGPALRKQVAKAQQLQQELSRKELECQSGSADLRERYYAACKQYGIRGENVARELQGLVKDLPTVLEDIGRKVACLDETIKLYAAFTKFVCDWSEPVLPMLSFVNQKGNTTVYEWKTGKVPAVIERHLVEEAPPDTVTEETIDWGNLGSDAEEVNIGSTVEEEVDWGISLESGKENTGDGGIDWGETETAAVEIEVVAAGTDCPEGVARGEDAFSMLENTQTRSQFIDELMELEVFLCQRLSEMSEEGDMVAMSQFQLAPAIIQGQRREHVQAMLADVRHLLEGLTSLRMKHLFMIQASPRYVGRVSDILRQKLKQADILLLKQASLAERRQEALEEQAKLEPRIDLLAAHIKELQKLIEADISKRYNKRPVNLMGVHV